One genomic window of Neisseria sp. oral taxon 014 str. F0314 includes the following:
- a CDS encoding septation protein A, giving the protein MKILSDLLAVILFFITYTVTKNIIWATAVALAAGVVQAVFTYIKNKKLETMQWVSLILIVVLGGATILLKDQRFIMWKPTALFWFGALALAVGQIMGKNSLKSLMGKELELPDLVWRKLTFAWIGYLLFMGIANIIVFKNFTEAQWVSYKLFGSTALMIVFVIGQGLYLSRYLPRENN; this is encoded by the coding sequence ATGAAAATTCTCAGCGACTTACTGGCCGTCATCCTTTTTTTCATCACTTATACCGTTACAAAAAACATTATTTGGGCAACAGCCGTAGCTTTGGCGGCGGGTGTCGTTCAAGCAGTTTTCACCTATATCAAAAACAAAAAACTTGAAACAATGCAGTGGGTCAGCCTGATTCTGATTGTTGTCTTGGGCGGCGCGACCATTTTATTGAAAGACCAGCGTTTCATCATGTGGAAGCCGACTGCTCTGTTTTGGTTCGGCGCACTGGCGCTGGCTGTCGGACAAATTATGGGGAAAAACAGCCTGAAATCCTTGATGGGTAAAGAACTCGAACTCCCCGACCTTGTTTGGCGCAAACTGACTTTTGCATGGATAGGTTATTTGCTGTTTATGGGTATTGCCAATATTATCGTGTTTAAAAACTTTACCGAAGCACAGTGGGTAAGCTACAAACTGTTCGGTTCAACCGCTCTGATGATTGTTTTTGTCATCGGACAGGGCTTATACTTGAGCCGCTATTTACCACGGGAGAATAATTGA
- the tal gene encoding transaldolase, producing the protein MTILSDVKALGQQIWLDNLSRSLVQSGELAEMLKQGVCGVTSNPAIFQKAFAGDPLYADEVAALKQKNLTPKQRYETMAIADVQAACDVCLSEHESTGGKTGFVSLEVAPELSQNAAGTVEEAKRLRAAINRKNVMIKVPTTDAGVEALEALVAEGISINLTLLFSRAQTLKAYAAYTRGIAKRVAAGLPVDQIHVVASFFISRVDSALDATLPDHLKGKIAIALAKAAYQDWEEYFGGAEFAPLAAKGANRVQLLWASTGVKNPAYPDTLYVDSLIGANTVDTVPDATLKAFIDHGTAKATLGEGAAEAKAQLAEAEKLGVDLEALATRLQEDGLKQFEEAFAKLLAPLA; encoded by the coding sequence ATGACTATTTTATCGGACGTTAAAGCATTAGGCCAACAAATCTGGTTGGACAACCTTTCCCGCTCGCTGGTACAGAGCGGTGAGTTGGCGGAGATGTTGAAACAAGGCGTTTGCGGCGTAACCTCGAATCCTGCGATTTTCCAAAAGGCATTCGCGGGCGACCCGCTCTACGCAGATGAAGTGGCAGCCTTGAAGCAGAAAAACCTGACCCCGAAACAGCGTTACGAAACAATGGCGATTGCCGACGTACAGGCGGCCTGCGACGTGTGTCTGTCCGAACACGAATCCACCGGCGGCAAAACCGGTTTCGTCAGCCTCGAAGTCGCCCCCGAACTGTCGCAAAACGCGGCCGGTACCGTTGAAGAAGCCAAACGCCTGCGCGCCGCCATCAACCGCAAAAACGTTATGATTAAAGTGCCGACCACCGATGCGGGCGTGGAAGCACTGGAAGCGCTGGTGGCCGAAGGCATCAGCATCAACCTGACCCTGCTGTTCTCCCGCGCACAAACCCTGAAAGCCTACGCCGCCTATACCCGCGGTATCGCCAAACGTGTGGCGGCAGGCCTGCCGGTCGACCAAATCCACGTTGTGGCCAGCTTCTTCATCTCGCGCGTAGACAGTGCGTTGGACGCCACATTGCCCGACCACCTGAAAGGCAAAATCGCCATCGCTTTGGCCAAAGCCGCCTATCAGGATTGGGAAGAATACTTCGGCGGTGCGGAATTTGCCCCGCTCGCAGCCAAAGGAGCCAACCGCGTACAACTTCTGTGGGCTTCGACCGGTGTGAAAAATCCGGCCTATCCGGATACCCTGTATGTCGACAGCCTGATTGGTGCGAACACCGTCGATACCGTTCCCGACGCTACCCTGAAAGCCTTTATCGATCACGGTACGGCCAAGGCTACGTTGGGCGAGGGTGCGGCCGAAGCCAAAGCGCAGCTTGCCGAAGCCGAAAAACTGGGCGTTGACTTGGAAGCCCTTGCCACCCGCCTGCAGGAAGACGGTTTGAAACAGTTTGAGGAAGCATTTGCCAAACTGCTGGCTCCTCTGGCCTGA
- the truA gene encoding tRNA pseudouridine(38-40) synthase TruA, translated as MANSASNLQLIKQRWILVLSYDGSRFFGWQKQAEGIPTVQAELESAISKIAGENISVTVAGRTDTGVHAVAQVVHFDTAVFRPPQAWVRGVNAYLPDGVAVLCAQTTQPHFHARFDAFGRRYRYLLQSAPVRSPLMKGRAGWTHLPLNLERMRQAAALLVGEHDFSSFRAAECQAKSPVKTIYSTEIGGGAEWLYFDIHGNAFLHHMVRNIMGALVYVGCGRLDVGQFADLIKERSRLKAPPTFMSDGLYLTGVDYPREFGIPKIQLPYWMRNIG; from the coding sequence ATGGCAAACTCCGCATCGAATTTACAGCTTATAAAGCAAAGATGGATTTTGGTTTTATCTTATGATGGTAGTCGATTTTTCGGGTGGCAGAAGCAAGCCGAAGGTATTCCTACCGTACAAGCAGAATTAGAATCAGCAATCAGTAAAATTGCAGGAGAAAATATTTCTGTTACTGTGGCGGGGAGAACTGATACCGGTGTACACGCGGTTGCTCAAGTAGTTCATTTTGATACCGCGGTATTCCGACCGCCGCAAGCATGGGTGCGTGGTGTGAATGCATATCTTCCTGACGGAGTGGCGGTATTGTGTGCGCAAACGACACAACCGCATTTTCATGCGAGGTTTGATGCATTTGGGCGTCGTTACCGTTATCTTTTGCAATCCGCCCCTGTTCGTTCTCCTTTAATGAAGGGTAGGGCGGGATGGACGCATTTGCCACTTAATCTGGAAAGAATGCGGCAGGCAGCAGCATTATTGGTTGGAGAACATGATTTTTCTAGTTTTCGTGCTGCCGAATGCCAGGCGAAATCTCCAGTTAAAACCATATATAGTACAGAGATTGGTGGGGGGGCTGAATGGCTGTACTTTGATATACATGGCAATGCCTTTTTGCATCATATGGTGCGTAATATAATGGGGGCTTTGGTTTATGTCGGATGTGGAAGATTGGATGTGGGGCAATTTGCTGATTTAATAAAAGAAAGGAGTCGCCTGAAAGCGCCTCCGACTTTTATGTCTGATGGTTTGTATCTGACAGGGGTAGATTATCCGCGGGAGTTTGGTATTCCAAAAATTCAGTTGCCTTATTGGATGAGGAATATCGGATAG
- a CDS encoding DNA-3-methyladenine glycosylase I, translated as MNYCDFANNLPEDSDNPNKQYHAEQYGFPIEDDNGLFERLVLEINQAGLSWSLILKKQQAFQTAYKGFDIDTVAAFGDADRERLLADAGIVRNRLKINAAIYNAQQIRRIRQECGSFKNWLDMHHPRTKEEWVALFKKHFKFMGGEIVGEFLMSTGYLPGAHAEDCKVYREVLKHRPKWIEAAPADFMRE; from the coding sequence ATGAATTACTGCGACTTTGCCAACAACCTGCCCGAAGACAGCGACAATCCGAACAAACAGTATCATGCGGAACAATACGGTTTCCCGATTGAAGACGACAACGGACTATTTGAGCGGCTGGTGTTGGAAATCAATCAGGCGGGCCTGAGCTGGAGCTTGATTTTGAAGAAGCAGCAGGCGTTTCAGACGGCCTATAAAGGCTTCGACATCGATACCGTCGCCGCTTTCGGCGATGCCGACCGCGAACGGCTGCTTGCCGACGCAGGCATCGTCCGCAACCGTTTGAAAATCAACGCCGCCATTTACAACGCGCAACAAATCCGGCGGATACGGCAGGAATGCGGTTCGTTCAAAAACTGGCTCGATATGCACCATCCGCGCACCAAAGAAGAATGGGTGGCGCTGTTTAAAAAACACTTCAAATTCATGGGCGGCGAAATCGTCGGCGAATTTCTGATGAGCACCGGCTACCTGCCCGGCGCGCACGCCGAAGACTGCAAGGTTTATCGGGAAGTTTTGAAACACAGGCCGAAATGGATTGAGGCCGCTCCCGCCGACTTTATGCGGGAATGA
- the ettA gene encoding energy-dependent translational throttle protein EttA, with protein sequence MSQQYVYSMLRVSKVVPPQKTIIKDISLSFFPGAKIGLLGLNGAGKSTVLRIMAGVDKEFEGEAVPMGGIKIGYLPQEPELDPEKTVREEVESGLGEVAAAQKRLEEVYAEYANPDADFDALAEEQGRLEAIIAAGSSTGGGTEHELEIAADALRLPEWDAKIGNLSGGEKRRVALCKLLLSKPDMLLLDEPTNHLDAESVEWLEQFLVRFPGTVVAVTHDRYFLDNAAEWILELDRGHGIPWKGNYSSWLEQKEKRLENEAKSEAARVKAMKQELEWVRQNAKGRQAKSKARLARFEEMSNYEYQKRNETQEIFIPVAERLGNEVIEFVNVSKSFGDKVLIDDLSFKVPAGAIVGIIGPNGAGKSTLFKMIAGKEQPDSGEVKIGQTVKMSLIDQSREGLQNDKTVFDNIAEGRDILQVGQFEIPARQYLGRFNFKGSDQSKIAGQLSGGERGRLHLAKTLLSGGNVLLLDEPSNDLDVETLRALEDALLEFAGSVMVISHDRWFLDRIATHILACEGDSKWVFFDGNYQEYEADKKRRLGEEGAKPKRIKYKPVTR encoded by the coding sequence ATGAGCCAACAATACGTCTATTCCATGCTGCGTGTGAGCAAGGTTGTGCCGCCGCAGAAAACCATCATTAAAGATATTTCCCTTTCCTTCTTCCCCGGCGCGAAAATCGGTTTGCTCGGTTTGAACGGCGCGGGCAAGTCCACCGTGCTGCGGATTATGGCGGGCGTGGATAAGGAATTTGAGGGCGAGGCCGTGCCGATGGGCGGCATCAAAATCGGCTATCTGCCGCAAGAGCCGGAGCTTGATCCTGAGAAAACCGTGCGCGAGGAAGTGGAAAGCGGTTTGGGCGAAGTGGCGGCGGCGCAGAAACGTTTGGAAGAAGTGTATGCCGAGTACGCCAATCCCGATGCGGATTTTGACGCGCTGGCGGAAGAGCAGGGCCGCTTGGAAGCGATTATCGCGGCGGGTTCGTCCACAGGCGGCGGTACGGAACATGAATTGGAAATCGCCGCCGATGCGCTGCGTCTGCCGGAATGGGATGCCAAAATCGGCAATTTGTCCGGCGGTGAAAAACGCCGCGTTGCCTTGTGCAAACTCTTGTTGAGCAAGCCCGACATGCTGCTGTTGGACGAGCCGACCAACCACTTGGACGCGGAATCGGTCGAATGGCTGGAGCAATTCCTCGTGCGCTTCCCCGGCACGGTGGTTGCGGTAACGCACGACCGCTACTTCCTCGACAATGCCGCCGAATGGATTTTGGAACTCGACCGCGGACACGGTATTCCGTGGAAAGGCAATTACTCGTCTTGGCTGGAGCAGAAAGAAAAACGCTTGGAAAACGAGGCAAAATCCGAAGCTGCGCGCGTGAAAGCGATGAAGCAGGAATTGGAGTGGGTGCGCCAGAATGCCAAAGGCCGCCAAGCCAAGTCCAAAGCGCGTTTGGCGCGTTTTGAGGAAATGAGCAACTACGAATACCAAAAACGTAATGAAACGCAGGAAATCTTCATTCCCGTTGCCGAACGTTTGGGTAATGAAGTAATTGAATTTGTGAACGTTTCCAAATCGTTCGGCGACAAAGTGCTGATTGACGATTTGAGCTTCAAAGTGCCCGCGGGCGCGATTGTCGGCATCATCGGTCCGAACGGCGCGGGTAAATCGACGCTGTTCAAAATGATTGCGGGCAAAGAGCAGCCTGATTCAGGTGAAGTGAAAATCGGGCAAACCGTGAAAATGAGCCTGATTGACCAAAGCCGCGAAGGTTTGCAAAACGACAAAACCGTGTTCGACAACATTGCCGAAGGCCGCGACATTTTGCAGGTCGGGCAGTTTGAAATCCCCGCCCGCCAATATTTGGGACGCTTCAATTTCAAAGGCAGCGACCAAAGCAAAATCGCGGGGCAGCTTTCCGGCGGCGAACGTGGACGTTTGCACTTGGCAAAAACTTTGTTGAGCGGTGGTAATGTGTTGCTGCTGGACGAACCGTCCAACGACCTTGACGTGGAAACCCTGCGCGCGCTGGAAGACGCATTGCTGGAATTTGCCGGCAGCGTGATGGTTATTTCGCACGACCGCTGGTTCCTCGACCGCATCGCCACGCATATCTTGGCTTGCGAAGGCGATTCGAAATGGGTGTTCTTCGACGGCAACTATCAGGAATACGAAGCCGATAAGAAACGCCGTTTGGGCGAAGAGGGCGCGAAACCGAAACGGATTAAATATAAGCCGGTAACGCGTTGA
- a CDS encoding BolA family protein, with product MDMKQSIASRLKTLEPRIFEFQDDSHLHVGHAGNRGGGHYSILVVSTLFRDTPRLERQRTVKGLLQDLFSDGLIHALSIKALTPEEYFN from the coding sequence ATGGATATGAAGCAGTCTATCGCAAGCCGTCTGAAAACGCTTGAACCCCGAATTTTCGAATTTCAGGACGACAGCCACCTGCACGTCGGACACGCTGGCAATCGCGGCGGCGGCCATTACAGCATTTTGGTCGTCAGCACCTTGTTTCGGGACACTCCGCGCCTTGAACGCCAGCGTACCGTCAAAGGCTTGTTGCAGGATTTATTTTCAGACGGCCTTATTCACGCTTTGAGCATTAAGGCACTTACCCCCGAAGAATATTTCAACTGA
- a CDS encoding YciI family protein gives MEYYMLLATDADDVHEARMAARPAHLKRLEALKAEGRLLTAGPNPLPDNPERVSGSLIIAQFESLDAAQQWAEQDPYVDAGVYEELLIKPFKAVFK, from the coding sequence ATGGAATATTATATGTTGCTAGCAACCGATGCCGATGATGTACATGAAGCACGAATGGCAGCGCGGCCTGCCCATCTGAAACGCTTGGAAGCTCTAAAAGCAGAAGGCCGCCTGCTGACCGCAGGTCCGAATCCCCTGCCTGACAATCCCGAACGCGTATCGGGCAGCCTGATAATCGCACAGTTCGAATCATTGGATGCCGCGCAGCAATGGGCGGAACAAGACCCGTATGTCGATGCGGGCGTTTACGAAGAATTATTGATTAAACCTTTCAAAGCCGTGTTCAAATAA
- a CDS encoding KpsF/GutQ family sugar-phosphate isomerase, whose protein sequence is MGNTEQYLDWARRVLRTEALGLNEIADALDGGFVRAADALLHCKGRVVITGMGKSGHVGRKIAATMASTGTPAFFVHPAEAAHGDLGMIVDNDVVVAISNSGESDEITAIMPALKRKNVTLIGITARPASTLARHADIHITAAVSKEACPLGLAPTTSTTAVMALGDALAVVLLRARAFTPDDFALSHPAGSLGKRLLLRVADIMHGGDALPAVVSGTLLKEAIVRMSEKGLGMLAVTDEAGRLKGVLTDGDLRRLFQQRDNFAGLTVDDIMHTSPKTITADKLATEALKHMQANHINGLLVTEADGTLTGALNMHDLLMARIV, encoded by the coding sequence ATGGGAAACACCGAGCAGTATCTGGATTGGGCGCGTCGGGTATTGCGCACCGAAGCACTCGGCCTGAACGAAATCGCCGATGCGCTGGACGGCGGTTTCGTCCGCGCCGCCGACGCCCTGTTGCACTGCAAAGGCCGCGTGGTCATTACCGGCATGGGCAAGTCCGGACACGTCGGCCGGAAAATCGCAGCGACGATGGCATCCACCGGCACACCCGCGTTTTTCGTCCACCCCGCCGAAGCCGCACACGGTGATTTGGGCATGATTGTGGACAACGACGTAGTGGTGGCGATTTCCAATTCCGGAGAAAGCGACGAAATTACGGCCATCATGCCCGCACTCAAACGCAAAAACGTTACTTTAATCGGCATCACGGCACGCCCCGCGTCCACCTTGGCGCGCCATGCCGACATCCACATCACCGCCGCCGTTTCCAAAGAAGCCTGCCCGCTCGGATTGGCGCCGACCACCAGCACCACCGCCGTTATGGCGCTCGGCGACGCGCTGGCCGTGGTTTTGCTCCGCGCGCGCGCGTTCACGCCCGACGACTTCGCCCTCAGCCATCCTGCCGGCAGCCTGGGCAAACGCCTGCTGCTGCGGGTGGCCGACATCATGCACGGCGGCGACGCTCTGCCCGCCGTCGTCAGCGGCACGCTGCTGAAAGAAGCCATCGTGCGTATGAGCGAAAAAGGACTGGGCATGTTGGCGGTAACCGACGAAGCGGGCCGTCTGAAAGGCGTGCTGACCGACGGCGACCTGCGCCGCCTGTTCCAGCAGCGCGACAACTTCGCCGGTCTGACCGTGGACGACATCATGCACACGTCCCCGAAAACCATCACCGCCGACAAACTTGCCACCGAGGCCCTGAAACACATGCAGGCCAACCACATCAACGGCTTGCTGGTAACCGAAGCCGACGGCACCCTGACCGGCGCGCTGAACATGCACGATTTATTGATGGCGCGGATTGTCTGA
- the bioD gene encoding dethiobiotin synthase: MAAKLFSDGLQTRKQGKILFVGGIDTGIGKTVATGWLAAKLMRQGFSVITQKIVQTGCTGISDDILVHRRLQNLPLLPEDTDGTTCPYLFGYPCSPHLAAHMAGARIAPAVINRATAILAERYDYVLLEGAGGLAVPLDDTLTTLDFIRAQAYPAVLVTSGRLGSINHTLLSLSACRQQGIAVEMLIYNRFPPADPLIERETAEYLQRYLRQHFPQTAFEYMDGQKP, encoded by the coding sequence ATGGCGGCTAAACTGTTTTCAGACGGCCTCCAAACCCGCAAGCAGGGCAAAATCCTGTTTGTCGGCGGCATCGATACCGGCATCGGCAAAACCGTCGCCACCGGCTGGTTGGCGGCCAAGCTGATGCGGCAGGGCTTTTCCGTCATCACCCAGAAAATCGTACAAACCGGCTGCACGGGCATCTCCGACGACATCCTTGTCCACCGCCGCCTGCAAAACCTGCCGCTGCTGCCGGAAGACACCGACGGCACCACCTGCCCCTACCTGTTCGGCTATCCCTGCTCGCCCCATCTGGCCGCGCACATGGCGGGAGCGCGTATCGCCCCCGCCGTTATCAACCGCGCCACCGCCATACTTGCCGAACGTTACGATTACGTCCTGCTCGAAGGCGCGGGCGGGCTGGCTGTGCCGCTGGACGACACCCTGACCACGCTCGATTTCATCCGCGCCCAAGCTTATCCCGCCGTGCTGGTTACATCGGGCAGGCTCGGCAGCATCAACCACACCCTGTTGAGTCTGTCGGCCTGCCGGCAGCAGGGGATAGCCGTCGAAATGCTGATATACAACCGCTTCCCGCCGGCAGACCCGCTGATTGAACGGGAAACTGCCGAATACCTGCAACGCTACCTGCGGCAACATTTTCCGCAGACCGCGTTTGAATACATGGACGGACAAAAACCATGA
- a CDS encoding FimV/HubP family polar landmark protein yields the protein MKNHHKMKLIAASVALMTSFSAVAGLGGLNVQSNLGEPFSGSITVTGDEAKALLNGGKATVSNGNLRTSVRKSGDKAIISIRSSQPIQDPVLIFQVGAGSQSREYTAIIDPADYASKPDGSSRARINNNNQTTKVEPASAPKSQNVDREAARERISRIVNSEEAEYQEPVQATKPKITGRQTQIANEKEYSNISYGKRHLVLNGETLLGISARIRPQGMSVAETMRALVNANPTVFIENNADRMLAGKVLNIPARDEMKRLAAQPPAIKVPAENAAQALDQAQQNAQKQQQVEQPAVAAPSGAKPASDAQAKDKNIQETVPETVKPIENEVRAASEAVSPASDVDAGAASAVERLPKQAVEQQEQVRPSEENIPSEEGGLWRWLLIGGASLVVLLLLAKLLAGRKAGEQKIVVPVAKQHSDEDEEDEEGFSFSNVKSSLEGQKFAAETKSTEETEEIESPKTKPEVHVGFDEKGTSKEPSTEEGLAIEDDFDDDIFFTQATEENVADKDDVKVDWNSVEAVQSGIVSSAVTTDEETEKRRNADWDTIESTESVYEPDTEPSFISSNQPSVIKQESHSSVTDSVKEEVEVKEDEVLDFFAVNEAEENKEENLPLSQEIHQEREKDLDNINENKESASSEPLDFEIPSPEEDKESNKAIEEPSLETEEITFEEKHDSDSSEVFAVRQDRGLSFQDSTDFDEQPLQIDETDGNVDWEDIAVEDVDGASNENSSFISESVGMTAPFEAKYELAKMYVEIGDPAAARETLQELLEESQGAILDKAKEMLKELDS from the coding sequence TTGAAAAACCATCATAAAATGAAATTGATTGCTGCTTCCGTGGCGTTGATGACGTCTTTCAGCGCAGTTGCAGGGCTGGGCGGGCTGAATGTCCAGTCAAATCTCGGTGAGCCTTTTTCGGGCAGTATTACCGTTACCGGTGATGAGGCCAAGGCGCTGTTGAATGGCGGAAAAGCTACGGTTTCCAACGGAAACTTGCGTACCAGCGTGCGCAAATCGGGCGATAAAGCAATCATAAGCATCCGTTCTTCCCAGCCTATCCAAGACCCCGTACTGATTTTTCAAGTAGGTGCAGGCTCTCAATCGCGTGAATATACGGCTATTATCGATCCGGCCGATTATGCATCAAAGCCGGATGGTTCCTCCCGTGCGCGTATCAACAACAATAATCAGACAACCAAAGTTGAACCAGCCTCTGCCCCGAAATCCCAAAATGTTGATCGTGAAGCCGCGCGCGAACGTATCAGCCGTATCGTCAATTCTGAAGAAGCGGAGTATCAGGAGCCTGTTCAGGCAACTAAACCTAAAATTACCGGCAGACAGACACAAATAGCCAACGAAAAAGAATATTCCAATATAAGCTATGGTAAGCGCCATTTGGTACTTAACGGGGAGACATTGCTCGGTATTTCTGCCCGTATTCGTCCACAAGGTATGAGTGTGGCCGAAACCATGCGTGCCTTGGTCAATGCGAACCCGACTGTATTTATTGAAAACAATGCCGACAGAATGTTGGCAGGGAAGGTATTGAATATTCCTGCGCGCGATGAAATGAAGCGTTTGGCGGCTCAGCCCCCTGCTATAAAAGTGCCTGCTGAAAATGCAGCCCAAGCTTTGGATCAAGCTCAGCAAAATGCCCAAAAACAGCAGCAGGTAGAGCAACCCGCTGTCGCGGCGCCTTCCGGAGCTAAACCTGCTTCTGATGCCCAAGCAAAAGATAAAAATATACAGGAAACAGTCCCTGAAACCGTTAAGCCGATTGAGAATGAAGTTAGAGCGGCATCAGAGGCTGTGAGCCCTGCTTCCGATGTGGATGCTGGAGCAGCAAGTGCGGTCGAACGGTTACCTAAACAGGCTGTAGAGCAACAAGAACAAGTAAGGCCGTCTGAAGAAAATATTCCTTCTGAAGAAGGTGGATTGTGGCGTTGGTTGCTGATTGGTGGAGCGTCACTTGTAGTGTTGCTGCTGTTGGCAAAACTGCTTGCCGGGCGTAAAGCCGGAGAGCAGAAAATTGTAGTTCCGGTTGCTAAGCAGCATTCTGATGAGGATGAAGAAGACGAAGAAGGTTTTTCTTTCAGCAATGTCAAATCTTCTTTGGAAGGACAAAAATTTGCTGCTGAAACTAAGAGTACAGAAGAAACTGAAGAAATAGAATCTCCTAAAACGAAGCCTGAGGTTCATGTTGGTTTTGATGAAAAAGGTACATCGAAAGAGCCGTCTACTGAAGAAGGTTTAGCGATTGAGGATGATTTTGATGATGATATTTTCTTTACTCAGGCAACAGAAGAAAATGTTGCGGATAAAGATGATGTCAAAGTAGATTGGAATTCAGTTGAGGCAGTTCAATCAGGTATCGTTTCCAGTGCGGTAACAACTGATGAGGAAACGGAAAAACGCCGTAATGCGGATTGGGATACGATTGAATCGACCGAAAGCGTTTACGAACCGGATACTGAACCTTCGTTTATCTCTTCAAACCAACCATCTGTAATTAAACAGGAAAGTCATTCTTCAGTGACTGATTCTGTTAAGGAAGAAGTAGAAGTTAAAGAAGACGAGGTATTAGATTTCTTTGCGGTTAATGAGGCGGAAGAGAATAAAGAGGAGAATTTGCCTCTTTCTCAAGAAATTCATCAAGAGCGAGAGAAAGATCTTGATAATATAAATGAAAACAAAGAGTCTGCTTCTAGTGAGCCGTTGGACTTTGAAATACCTTCCCCTGAGGAAGATAAAGAAAGTAATAAGGCGATTGAGGAACCGTCTCTTGAAACTGAAGAAATTACTTTCGAAGAAAAGCATGATTCTGATTCTTCTGAGGTGTTTGCTGTTAGGCAAGATCGAGGCTTGTCATTCCAGGATAGTACCGATTTTGATGAACAGCCGTTACAAATTGATGAGACTGATGGAAATGTAGACTGGGAAGATATTGCTGTTGAAGATGTAGATGGCGCATCAAATGAAAACAGCAGTTTCATTTCCGAATCAGTAGGTATGACGGCGCCGTTTGAAGCGAAATATGAATTGGCTAAAATGTATGTTGAAATAGGCGATCCGGCTGCGGCTCGTGAAACATTGCAAGAATTGCTTGAAGAATCGCAAGGCGCTATTTTAGATAAAGCCAAAGAGATGTTGAAAGAATTGGATTCTTAA
- a CDS encoding peptidyl-prolyl cis-trans isomerase, with product MKKSHIISALVLAALSGTLSAKTLVTVNGTAIDSSTIDDQVKVIRSQNKQVQDSPALRKSLTERQIIATVVSQEAKRLKLDQSAEFKKAAEQSRTAATKQGADKKPTFKTEWAVFEKDLLGQAFAMHIAKQNPVQEKDIKTAYNDFSKFYKGTQEVQLGQIAARSNEDAQKAIKDLEAKKSFANVLKQYSVDEQAKKAGGIARGYVPLKDLEQSAPPLYAAIKDLKKGGFTSAPLPNGNVYSVFYINDRRDIKVPSYEEMKNEIGSELQASRIDAAIGALMQKADIKPAQ from the coding sequence ATGAAAAAGAGCCATATTATTTCCGCCTTGGTACTGGCAGCCTTATCGGGCACCCTGTCGGCAAAAACCTTGGTAACGGTAAACGGTACCGCCATCGACAGCAGCACCATCGATGATCAGGTCAAAGTCATCCGCAGTCAAAACAAACAGGTTCAGGATAGTCCCGCCCTACGCAAAAGCCTGACCGAACGGCAGATTATCGCCACCGTTGTCTCGCAAGAGGCCAAACGCCTGAAACTGGATCAGAGCGCGGAATTTAAAAAGGCAGCGGAGCAATCCCGTACTGCCGCAACCAAACAAGGCGCGGATAAAAAGCCCACCTTTAAAACCGAATGGGCTGTATTTGAAAAAGACCTGTTAGGACAGGCATTTGCCATGCACATTGCCAAACAGAACCCTGTACAGGAAAAAGACATCAAAACCGCCTACAACGACTTCAGCAAATTTTACAAAGGTACTCAGGAAGTACAGCTGGGACAAATTGCCGCCCGCAGCAACGAAGATGCGCAAAAAGCCATTAAAGACTTAGAAGCGAAAAAAAGTTTCGCCAATGTGTTGAAACAATACTCCGTTGACGAACAAGCCAAAAAAGCCGGCGGCATCGCACGCGGTTATGTGCCGCTGAAAGATTTGGAACAGTCCGCCCCGCCGCTGTATGCTGCCATCAAAGACCTGAAAAAAGGCGGCTTTACCTCTGCACCGCTGCCAAACGGCAATGTTTACAGCGTGTTCTATATAAACGACCGTCGCGATATTAAAGTTCCGTCATACGAAGAGATGAAGAACGAAATAGGCAGCGAATTGCAGGCATCCCGTATCGACGCCGCCATCGGCGCTCTGATGCAGAAAGCGGATATCAAACCCGCCCAATAA
- the dtd gene encoding D-aminoacyl-tRNA deacylase, with translation MRAVIQKVTHAEVDVINADSRETCGRIDSGFVVLLGVTHRDTETDAKYIADKTANLRIFEDETGKLNLSLKDTGGTVLLVSQFTLYADARNGRRPSCSDAAPAAQADELYRLVADLLRAHGLHVETGRFQTHMQINLCNDGPVTLLLDSQKLF, from the coding sequence ATGCGTGCCGTTATCCAAAAAGTTACCCATGCCGAAGTGGACGTTATCAATGCCGACAGCCGTGAAACCTGCGGCAGAATCGACAGCGGTTTTGTCGTCCTGCTCGGCGTTACCCATCGGGACACGGAAACCGATGCCAAATATATTGCTGATAAAACGGCCAACCTGCGGATTTTTGAAGACGAAACGGGCAAACTCAATCTTTCGCTGAAAGATACCGGCGGAACGGTTCTGCTTGTTTCCCAATTCACACTTTACGCCGATGCACGCAACGGCCGCCGCCCGTCCTGCTCAGATGCCGCGCCTGCCGCACAGGCCGACGAACTCTACCGTCTGGTTGCCGACCTGCTGCGCGCCCACGGGCTGCACGTCGAAACAGGACGCTTCCAAACCCATATGCAGATAAACCTGTGCAACGACGGGCCGGTTACGCTGCTGCTGGATTCGCAAAAACTGTTCTGA